In Hahella sp. HNIBRBA332, the genomic window TTCCGTCCACAAATAGGGGTGAGTAGGCCGGCGGACTCTCACCGCCAGCCCCTCGCAGAACCGTACATGACACTCTCGCGTCATACGGCTCCCATCATTCGGCCTTTTGCTTGGTTACTCCAGTGCACGAAGGCATGCGGGTAACGTTGTTTCAGTGTATCAAGGTATCGCCATGCTCTGGTTTTGCGCCTTGCGAAGGATTTGAACTTGCGCATTAGCCACCGAACCAGATATCCATCGAAGCCCTTACCAACAGCCTCCAGCTTTGAACGATAGAACCGTCCATAGTATTGCCACCACCCTCTCAGTACAGGGTTAAACATACGTGATAAATCCATCAGCGACTTGTCGTTCTTTAACTGCAAGCGCCAACTACGGATTTTCCGCCGCATGTCTTTCAAGGCTGCTGGACTGACTGCCGGTAAGAAGTTGACGTAAACGCGCCCGTATTTGTCCACTGCTTTTCGAGGACGAAAACTGTAACCCAGAAAGCTGAACTCAATGCTCTCGTGATTGGTCGTACGATTGACATCCTTACAATACACAATGCGCGTTTTCCCCGGATGGATCTGCAAGCCACAGTCAACCAATCGCCGACTGACTTGGGCAAGCACCCATTCAGCTTGACGCTGGCTTTTGCAGTGGATCACACCATCATCCGCATAGCGACACAATCGCACGCTTCGACAGCGCTCTTTGATCCAACGATCCAGTGCGTAGTGCAGAAACAGGTTGGCTAGCACCGGACTGATCACACCCCCTTGAGGGGTACCCCGATCGCGTTGCTGTTCTTGCCCATCTGGACCTACCATCGGCGCTTTTAACCAGCGCTCAATGTAGAGCGCCACCCAAGGTATCTGACAGTGGCGTCTCACCGCACGCATCAGCAGGTCATGGTCGATATTATCGAACAACCCTTTGATATCAAACTCAATCACCCAATCATACTCCCAGCATCGCCGCCGCACCGTCGTCAGCGCATCATGCGCTGAACGATTGGGCCTATAGCCGTAGGAGTTTTCATGGAAGATCGGCTCTACCAGGGGTTCAAAAATCTTCTTCGCCACTGTCTGCGCGATACGATCCGATACCGTCGGGATACCCAGAACACGCTCGCCGCCGCTCTTCTTTGGGATCGCGACACCCCTGACCGCCGGAGGAAAATAGCTCCCCGACGACAGGCGATTCCAGATCCGATAAAGGTTCGGCCCCAAACGCTGCTCAAACTGCTGCAGCGACTGTCCATCGACTCCCGCTACTCCTCGGTTCGCTCTAACATCTTTGAACGCCTCCCAAACTAGAGACTTCTCAATCACAAATGGCTTTGCCTTACTCATCAGTTCATCCTGCTCGCGCAGTTGACCAACAAGCTCGGCTGAATGACGCCGCCCCTTCGCTCCACGGCCATTACAGCCCCTTCAATGCTACTACGAGCGGCTCCGCCCCTTGATGACACATCGGTACTATCGGCCTCGCCTTGTGAGCTTGTGCTTTTCCCTTGGCATTGCCATCGAAGGTTCCCGCAGTTCCATGAGAGAGCCCAAAACAGGATCACGCCGCCTCTCTGCCGGATACCATGCGGCCCATCAACAGGCACTGTCCGCACTGATCCCGGAGCAACATCACTCCCCGGTTTTGGTATCATCTGAGTGGTTTCGACAATTGAACGGCGGTTCACGGTTGTTCGTCTTCCTGTTTCACACCTGACGCCTTATTGGCGCCTTTTCCTTATCGCTCACGACCACGGCTTTTGGCCATCGCCGCATAAGGTGGTTTGTCATCAGCACCTGTATGCCGATGACGAGGGGTCACAATCCCTCATCTCTCCCGCAGCTTGCTGCGGCACACTGATGTCACCCGCCCATTTTTGATTTATCTCCGTTGCATTAAAGTCCTGCTGAAGAAGGTTTTCCGCCACAG contains:
- the ltrA gene encoding group II intron reverse transcriptase/maturase — protein: MSKAKPFVIEKSLVWEAFKDVRANRGVAGVDGQSLQQFEQRLGPNLYRIWNRLSSGSYFPPAVRGVAIPKKSGGERVLGIPTVSDRIAQTVAKKIFEPLVEPIFHENSYGYRPNRSAHDALTTVRRRCWEYDWVIEFDIKGLFDNIDHDLLMRAVRRHCQIPWVALYIERWLKAPMVGPDGQEQQRDRGTPQGGVISPVLANLFLHYALDRWIKERCRSVRLCRYADDGVIHCKSQRQAEWVLAQVSRRLVDCGLQIHPGKTRIVYCKDVNRTTNHESIEFSFLGYSFRPRKAVDKYGRVYVNFLPAVSPAALKDMRRKIRSWRLQLKNDKSLMDLSRMFNPVLRGWWQYYGRFYRSKLEAVGKGFDGYLVRWLMRKFKSFARRKTRAWRYLDTLKQRYPHAFVHWSNQAKGRMMGAV